In Trichoderma asperellum chromosome 1, complete sequence, a single window of DNA contains:
- a CDS encoding uncharacterized protein (EggNog:ENOG41), whose translation MNHETPEKPSAIWTDEAKFQFLLRIVAQLKEDGRSIKWDKINLPGRTVKSLQNMWTKINKQIADFEAQDKNGEPTPRKRGRPTKKTSKGVDMDGGAVDDDIDIKQEFFKKRGAEELDDEEPIPALKRAKVKTEANDTVRVKKENNRQY comes from the exons ATGAACCATGAAACTCCTGAGAAGCCTAGTGCCATCTGGACAGATGAGGCCAAG TTTCAATTCCTTTTGCGAATTGTTGCGCAGCTCAAGGAAGATGGTCGCTCCATCAAATGGGACAAGATAAATCTCCCTGGAAGAACTGTCAAGTCCCTGCAGAACATGTGGACCAAAATCAACAAGCAGATTGCAGATTTCGAGGCGCAAGATAAGAATGGCGAGCCAACGCCAAGAAAGCGAGGTCGGC cgacgaagaagacttcCAAAGGTGTGGATATGGATGGCGGTGCCGTCGATGACGATATCGATATCAAGCAGGAGTTCTTCAAGAAGCGTGGTGCTGAAG AACTAGATGACGAAGAACCCATCCCGGCTCTCAAGAGAGCCAAAGTCAAGACCGAAGCGAATGATACCGTTCGGGTtaagaaggaaaataacAGACAGTACTGA